CGACGTCACGCCCGGCGCGCTCAGCACCATGGTCGAGCAGGTCCACACCCTGCAGCGGGTGGTGCTGCTGCTGACCATCGCCACCGTCGACCGGCCCTCGGTGACCGACGAGGACCGCCTGCAGCTCGACCGGCTCGGCGACGAGCACGACGGGGTCTGCCAGGCGACCGCGACCTACGGGTACGCCGACCACGTCGACCTGGCCGGCCTGCTCGCCCGCGCCGTCGAGCTCTCCGACGGCGAGCTCGACGGGCTCGACCCCGCGACCACGACGTTCTTCGTCTCCGACCCCGTCGTGGTCTTCGACCGCGGCGCGTCGATGGCCCGCTGGCGGCAGCGGGTCTACCTCGCCCTCGACCGGGTGACGCCCGACGCGGTCGACCTGTTCCGGCTGCCGTCGGAGCGGACCGTGGTGATCGGCCGCCAGGTCACCCTCTGAGCGGTGTCCGGTGCCACGGGTCGGCGGGCCCACAATGGGCGGGTGCTGCGTGCGTCCGGGCCCCGCTCCACCTCCGGGGGTGCCCGCACGGTGCAGGCCCGGCTGGTCCGCAGCGCGACCGTGGCGACCGCCGTCGCCGTGCTGGTGATGCTCGGCGTGGTCTCGCTCGTGGTCACCCACCAGACCCGCGACGTCGTCGACGCCGAGCTGGCCTCGCGGCTCTCCGCGGTGCAGACGGCCCTGGCCCTGGACTCCTCGGGCGACGTGGTCGTCGGCGGTGGCAGCGCCCAGCTGGTCGGCGACGTCTGGGTCTTCGACCGCGGCGGCTCGCTGGTGGCCGGCTCGGGCACGACCGAACCGCCCGACCCCGTGCGCGCGCTGTCCCGCACGGGCACCGAGCGGGGCGAGGTGGCCGGCGGGACGGCGTACCTCGCGCGGCCGCTGGTGCTCTCCCGCGGCGGTGACGCGGTGGGGGTGGCGGTCGCGTCGGCGAGCCTGGCGCCGTACCGCACCTCCCGCGACGCCCTGCTGATCGGCCTCGGCACGGTCGGGCTGCTGCTGGCGGTGGGTGCCGCGCTCGGCACGGCGTGGACGGTGCGCCGCACGCTGCGGCCGGTCCACGAGATGACGGTCTCGGCCGCCGAGTGGTCCGAGCGCGACCTCGACCGGCGCTTCGACCTCGACGAGGGCGACGACGAGCTCAGCGAGCTCGCCCGCACCCTCGACGGCCTGCTGGCCAAGGTGGCGACCGCGCTGCGCGGCGAGCAGCGGCTCACCGCCGAGCTCGCCCACGAGCTGCGCACGCCGCTGACGACCATCCGGATGGAGGCCGAGCTGGCCATGACCCACCCGGCCGCCGCCGAGCTCGGCGCGCCGCTGCGCACCGTGGTCGAGCAGGTCGACCGCCTCGACGCCACCATCACCACCCTGATCGCCCTGGCCCGCCACGAGCACGGTCCCGGCCACCGCAGCGACCTCGTCGAGGTGGTCGGCCGCCAGGTCGCCGACCGCCGCCGACCGCCGGAGTGGGACCTCGAGCTGCCCCGTGGCCCGGTCTGGGTCGCCGCCTCGGCCGACCTCGTCGAGCGGGTGCTGGCCCCGGTGCTCGACAACGCCGCGCGGTACGCCGCGGCCCGGGTCGGCGTGGTCGTCGT
This genomic interval from Nocardioides scoriae contains the following:
- a CDS encoding sensor histidine kinase, whose translation is MLRASGPRSTSGGARTVQARLVRSATVATAVAVLVMLGVVSLVVTHQTRDVVDAELASRLSAVQTALALDSSGDVVVGGGSAQLVGDVWVFDRGGSLVAGSGTTEPPDPVRALSRTGTERGEVAGGTAYLARPLVLSRGGDAVGVAVASASLAPYRTSRDALLIGLGTVGLLLAVGAALGTAWTVRRTLRPVHEMTVSAAEWSERDLDRRFDLDEGDDELSELARTLDGLLAKVATALRGEQRLTAELAHELRTPLTTIRMEAELAMTHPAAAELGAPLRTVVEQVDRLDATITTLIALARHEHGPGHRSDLVEVVGRQVADRRRPPEWDLELPRGPVWVAASADLVERVLAPVLDNAARYAAARVGVVVVASGPGVAGGPGVVGGPGVVRIDVRDDGPGIDLADLDDVDDIFASGVTDTAHDGAGLGLSLARRVADGLGGTLAVTSPSAPTTFTVTLPAAAPASAPART